In one window of Rhizobium sp. ACO-34A DNA:
- a CDS encoding DUF1127 domain-containing protein, with protein MNFARSLNNWRKYRQTVTELGRMTDRELRDLGIGREDIRRVARQAVAG; from the coding sequence ATGAACTTCGCTCGCTCGCTCAATAACTGGCGCAAGTATCGTCAGACCGTAACCGAACTCGGCCGCATGACCGATCGCGAACTCCGCGACCTCGGCATTGGCCGTGAAGACATCCGTCGCGTTGCTCGTCAGGCTGTTGCCGGCTGA
- a CDS encoding trigger factor has protein sequence MQVIETLAEGLKREIKVVIPAKDMEARMNERLADAKDKVRINGFRPGKVPVGHLKKMYGKSIMADLVNEILREKPTSILSERGEKSATQPEIAMTEDEAEAEKILTAQADFEFTMAYEILPPIELKSVEGIKVVREVVDVSDEEVNEQILKISESARSFETKKGKAADGDRITMDYVGKVDGVAFDGGTDSDAELVLGSGRFIPGFEDQLVGTKAGDEKTITVTFPEDYPAKNLAGQEATFDVTVKEVAAPAAVEINDELATKLGIESLDKLKEVVRGQIESQYGNVTRQKVKRQILDQLDALYKFDAPSKLIDAEFDNIWRQINTDLAQSGKTFEDEDTTEEQAREEYRTLAERRVRLGLVLSEIGEKGGVEVSEDEMQRALFAQLQQFPGQEKQILDFFRNTPGASASLRAPLFEEKVIDKLLSEIDVTDKKVSKEELLADDEAEEGDKPAKKAAPKKKAAAKADDAAEGEEAAPKKKAAPKKKAAEGDAE, from the coding sequence ATGCAGGTTATCGAAACGCTCGCTGAAGGGCTGAAGCGCGAAATCAAGGTCGTTATTCCGGCCAAGGACATGGAAGCTCGCATGAACGAGCGCCTCGCCGATGCCAAGGACAAGGTCCGCATCAACGGCTTCCGTCCGGGCAAGGTGCCGGTCGGTCATCTGAAGAAGATGTACGGCAAGTCCATCATGGCCGACCTCGTCAACGAGATCCTCCGCGAGAAGCCGACCTCGATCCTTTCCGAGCGTGGCGAAAAGTCGGCGACCCAGCCGGAAATCGCGATGACCGAGGACGAAGCCGAAGCCGAAAAGATCCTGACCGCTCAGGCCGACTTCGAATTCACCATGGCCTATGAAATCCTGCCGCCGATCGAACTGAAGTCGGTAGAGGGCATCAAGGTCGTTCGCGAAGTCGTCGATGTTTCCGACGAGGAAGTCAACGAACAGATCCTGAAGATCTCCGAAAGCGCCCGTTCCTTCGAAACCAAGAAGGGCAAGGCTGCTGACGGCGACCGCATCACCATGGACTACGTCGGCAAGGTCGACGGCGTTGCCTTCGACGGCGGCACCGATTCTGACGCCGAACTGGTTCTCGGCTCCGGCCGCTTCATCCCGGGCTTCGAAGACCAGCTCGTCGGCACCAAGGCCGGCGACGAGAAGACAATCACCGTGACCTTCCCGGAAGACTATCCGGCGAAGAACCTTGCCGGTCAGGAAGCCACCTTCGACGTCACCGTCAAGGAAGTTGCAGCTCCCGCCGCTGTCGAGATCAACGACGAACTGGCCACCAAGCTCGGCATCGAATCGCTCGACAAGCTCAAGGAAGTCGTTCGCGGCCAGATCGAAAGCCAGTACGGCAACGTCACCCGCCAGAAGGTCAAGCGTCAGATCCTCGACCAGCTCGACGCTCTCTACAAGTTCGACGCTCCGTCCAAGCTGATCGACGCCGAGTTCGATAACATCTGGCGCCAGATTAATACCGATCTCGCCCAGTCCGGCAAGACCTTCGAAGACGAAGACACGACCGAAGAACAGGCTCGCGAAGAATATCGCACCCTGGCAGAACGTCGCGTTCGCCTCGGCCTCGTTCTCTCCGAAATCGGCGAGAAGGGTGGCGTAGAGGTTTCCGAGGACGAAATGCAGCGGGCTCTCTTCGCCCAGCTCCAGCAGTTCCCGGGTCAGGAAAAGCAGATCCTTGATTTCTTCCGCAACACCCCCGGCGCTTCCGCTTCGCTGCGCGCTCCGCTGTTCGAAGAAAAGGTCATCGACAAGCTGCTGAGCGAAATCGACGTCACCGACAAGAAGGTCTCCAAGGAAGAGCTTCTGGCTGACGACGAAGCCGAAGAAGGCGACAAGCCTGCCAAGAAGGCTGCGCCGAAGAAGAAGGCTGCTGCCAAGGCTGACGACGCTGCCGAAGGCGAAGAAGCCGCTCCGAAGAAGAAGGCTGCTCCGAAGAAGAAGGCCGCCGAAGGCGACGCCGAATAA
- a CDS encoding NAD(P)(+) transhydrogenase, which translates to MNSYDFVVVGSGPAGRRAAIQAAKLGKRVLVIEKGTRVGGVSVHTGTIPSKTLRETALNLTGWRERGFYGRAYRVKQEIRAEDLRRRLLITLDHEVDVLEHQFSRNRVSQMRGTARFIDAKTLEVEKEDGEVIRVQADAVLLAVGTRPYRPAHIPFDGETILDSDEILEIKDLPRSMVVIGAGVIGIEYATIFSALDTAVTVLEPRDTMLEFIDKEIVEDFSYQLRDRNMKLIFGQTVEKVEKEPSGRCRVTLQNGRVLTAEMVLFAAGRVGATDLLNLEACGLVADSRGRIKVDPETFQSSVPGIYAAGDVVGFPSLASTSMEQGRIAARHAVGAPSQDPPQYFPYGIYAVPEISTCGLTEEEVQQRGIPYECGIAHFRETSRGHIMGLDSGLLKMIFSMKTRRLLGVHIVGEGATELVHIGQAVLNLKGTVEYFVENTFNYPTLAEAYKIAGLDAWNRMGELKKDQQDALKVSS; encoded by the coding sequence ATGAACAGTTATGACTTCGTTGTCGTCGGCAGCGGACCGGCGGGACGGCGCGCCGCCATCCAGGCCGCAAAACTCGGCAAGCGCGTGCTGGTCATCGAAAAGGGCACGCGCGTCGGCGGCGTCTCCGTCCATACCGGCACAATCCCCTCGAAGACGCTGCGCGAAACCGCTCTCAACCTCACCGGCTGGCGCGAACGCGGCTTCTACGGCCGCGCCTACCGGGTGAAGCAGGAGATCCGGGCGGAAGACCTTCGCCGCCGCCTGCTCATCACCCTCGATCACGAAGTCGACGTTCTGGAACACCAGTTCTCCCGCAACCGCGTCAGCCAGATGCGCGGCACGGCCCGCTTCATCGACGCAAAGACACTGGAAGTGGAGAAGGAAGACGGCGAGGTCATACGCGTGCAGGCAGACGCCGTGCTGCTTGCCGTCGGCACCCGCCCTTACCGGCCGGCTCACATCCCCTTCGATGGCGAGACCATCCTCGACAGCGACGAAATCCTCGAAATCAAGGATCTGCCGCGTTCCATGGTCGTCATCGGCGCCGGCGTCATCGGCATCGAATATGCGACGATCTTCAGCGCACTGGATACCGCTGTCACGGTGCTAGAGCCGCGCGACACGATGCTGGAATTCATCGACAAGGAAATCGTCGAGGATTTCTCCTATCAGCTGCGCGACCGCAACATGAAGCTGATCTTCGGCCAGACGGTGGAGAAGGTCGAGAAGGAGCCGAGCGGCCGTTGTCGCGTGACTCTGCAGAACGGCCGCGTTCTCACGGCGGAAATGGTGCTCTTCGCCGCCGGCCGCGTCGGCGCAACCGATCTTCTCAACCTCGAAGCCTGCGGTCTCGTGGCCGACAGCCGCGGCCGCATCAAGGTCGATCCGGAAACCTTCCAGTCCTCCGTGCCGGGGATCTATGCCGCAGGCGACGTCGTCGGCTTTCCAAGCCTTGCCTCGACCTCGATGGAACAGGGCCGCATCGCCGCCCGTCATGCCGTCGGCGCTCCGTCGCAGGACCCCCCGCAATATTTCCCCTACGGTATCTATGCCGTGCCGGAAATCTCGACCTGCGGCCTGACCGAGGAAGAGGTCCAGCAGCGCGGGATTCCCTATGAATGCGGTATCGCGCATTTCCGCGAAACATCGCGCGGCCATATCATGGGTCTCGACAGCGGCCTGCTGAAGATGATCTTCTCGATGAAGACCCGTCGCCTTCTCGGCGTTCACATCGTCGGCGAAGGCGCGACCGAACTCGTTCATATCGGCCAGGCCGTGTTGAACCTGAAAGGCACCGTCGAATATTTCGTCGAAAACACCTTCAACTATCCGACGCTCGCGGAAGCTTACAAGATTGCAGGCCTCGATGCCTGGAACAGGATGGGCGAGCTGAAAAAGGATCAGCAAGACGCATTGAAGGTCTCCTCGTGA
- a CDS encoding DNA helicase RecQ has translation MELTTSRTDPLFDREGARNPLSVLKQVYGYPAFRGKQADVVAQVVAGGDAVVLFPTGAGKSLCFQVPALCRDGVGLVVSPLIALMRDQVEALKQLGVRAAALNSSLGREEFIDLRRSLDRDELDFLYVTPERIVTPAFREMIGNTKIALIAIDEAHCVSQWGHDFRPEYRDLGRLAQEYPGVPRMALTATADPHTREDIIARLGLEDATVFTTSFDRPNIAYEIVERDQPRQQLLSFLSRHEGESGIVYCLSRAKVEETSEWLNTQGIRSLPYHAGMERELRDAHQDAFLKEESLCLVATVAFGMGIDKPNVRYVAHLDLPGSVEAYYQETGRAGRDGLPSEVWMAYGMADVIQRGRMIDGGNAGDDIKRVERAKLNALLAICETAGCRRQAILAHFGETHPGNCGNCDTCLKPVETWDGTEAAIKALAAVYRTGERFGTGHLIDVLTGNENERTTRFGHVDMPVFGAGRDLPTRTWQSVYRQLLAAGLVRVDHEAFGALKLEPEARAVFRHERQVLFRKDRPTKGKAARNAVARAANARNALEGADMELFEALRATRMEIAKALSVPPYVVFPDTTLIAFATERPTSRDALLGISGVGQAKLERYGDDFLTVIRSHER, from the coding sequence ATGGAACTGACGACAAGCCGTACCGATCCCCTGTTCGACCGCGAAGGCGCGAGAAACCCGCTTTCCGTCCTCAAACAAGTGTACGGTTATCCGGCTTTCCGTGGCAAGCAGGCGGATGTCGTCGCTCAGGTCGTCGCAGGCGGCGATGCGGTGGTGCTGTTTCCCACCGGGGCAGGAAAGTCCCTGTGCTTTCAGGTGCCGGCCCTCTGCCGCGATGGCGTCGGCCTCGTTGTGTCGCCGCTGATCGCCCTGATGCGCGATCAGGTGGAAGCGTTGAAACAGCTTGGTGTTCGGGCTGCTGCACTGAATTCGTCGCTGGGACGTGAGGAGTTCATCGATCTCCGGCGCTCACTCGACCGCGACGAACTCGATTTCCTCTATGTCACCCCGGAACGGATCGTCACGCCTGCCTTCCGGGAAATGATCGGCAACACGAAGATTGCGCTGATCGCCATCGACGAAGCTCATTGCGTTTCCCAGTGGGGCCATGACTTTCGTCCGGAATACCGGGACCTCGGGCGGCTGGCCCAGGAATATCCGGGCGTGCCGCGCATGGCGCTGACCGCGACTGCCGATCCGCACACGCGCGAAGACATTATTGCAAGGCTCGGGCTCGAGGACGCCACGGTCTTCACCACATCCTTCGACCGTCCGAACATTGCCTATGAGATCGTGGAGCGTGACCAGCCGCGCCAGCAGCTGCTCAGTTTCCTTTCAAGGCACGAAGGTGAGAGCGGCATCGTCTATTGCCTGTCGCGCGCCAAGGTCGAGGAAACCTCCGAATGGCTGAATACCCAGGGGATACGTTCGCTTCCCTATCACGCGGGCATGGAGCGAGAGCTTCGCGATGCCCATCAGGATGCCTTTCTGAAGGAGGAGAGCCTCTGCCTCGTCGCGACCGTCGCCTTCGGCATGGGTATCGACAAGCCGAACGTCCGCTATGTCGCCCATCTCGACCTGCCAGGCTCCGTCGAGGCCTATTATCAGGAAACCGGTCGCGCCGGGCGCGATGGCCTGCCATCTGAAGTCTGGATGGCCTATGGCATGGCCGATGTCATCCAGCGTGGCCGGATGATCGACGGCGGCAATGCCGGTGACGACATCAAGCGCGTGGAGCGGGCCAAGCTGAACGCGCTGCTCGCGATCTGCGAAACGGCCGGTTGCCGCAGGCAGGCAATCCTTGCCCATTTCGGCGAGACGCATCCTGGTAATTGCGGCAACTGCGATACCTGCCTGAAACCGGTCGAGACCTGGGATGGAACGGAAGCCGCGATCAAGGCCTTGGCCGCGGTCTATCGCACAGGCGAACGCTTCGGCACCGGACACCTGATCGATGTGCTGACAGGTAACGAGAATGAAAGAACCACACGTTTCGGCCATGTCGACATGCCGGTGTTCGGCGCGGGGCGCGATCTGCCGACAAGGACCTGGCAGTCCGTCTACCGGCAGCTGCTCGCCGCAGGCCTCGTGCGAGTCGATCATGAGGCTTTCGGTGCGTTGAAGCTTGAACCGGAGGCACGCGCGGTCTTCCGGCACGAACGTCAGGTCCTGTTCCGCAAGGACCGTCCGACAAAGGGCAAGGCCGCAAGGAACGCCGTCGCTCGCGCGGCCAATGCGAGGAATGCGCTTGAAGGGGCCGACATGGAGCTTTTCGAGGCTCTGCGCGCGACCCGAATGGAGATCGCCAAGGCGCTTTCCGTTCCGCCCTATGTCGTCTTTCCCGATACGACACTCATTGCGTTTGCAACGGAACGGCCGACCAGCCGCGACGCGCTGCTCGGCATTTCGGGCGTTGGGCAGGCCAAGCTGGAGCGATACGGCGACGATTTTCTGACCGTCATCCGCTCGCATGAGAGATAG
- a CDS encoding methylenetetrahydrofolate--tRNA-(uracil(54)-C(5))-methyltransferase (FADH(2)-oxidizing) TrmFO, whose amino-acid sequence MTNTTISPIHVIGGGLAGSEAAWQAAQAGVPVILHEMRGVRGTDAHKTDDLAELVCSNSFRSDDATANAVGVIHAEMRLAGSLIMACADKHQVPAGGALAVDRDGFSAAVTEAISSHPLITVVREEVRGLPPKEWGLAIVSTGPLTSPDLAEAIRAETGEDALAFFDAIAPIVYRDSIDMDVCWYQSRYDKVGPGGTGKDYINCPMDEAQYNAFVDALIAGDAVGFKEWEGTPYFDGCLPIEVMAERGRETLRHGPMKPMGLTNAHNPTVKAYAVVQLRQDNALGTLYNMVGFQTKLRYGAQAEIFRMIPGLENAEFARLGGLHRNTYIHSPVLLDSSLQLKSRPGLRFAGQITGCEGYVESASVGLLAGRFAAAERKGEAVRLPPATTALGSLLNHITGGHIVSDEEPGKRSFQPMNINFGLFPELEPGSIVKPEGVKRFRGKDKTIMKRQLVAARALADCKTWLGAEDS is encoded by the coding sequence ATGACAAACACCACGATTTCCCCCATTCACGTGATCGGCGGCGGGCTCGCCGGTTCGGAGGCCGCCTGGCAGGCGGCGCAGGCTGGCGTGCCGGTGATCCTGCATGAAATGCGCGGCGTGCGCGGCACGGATGCCCATAAAACGGACGACCTCGCGGAGCTCGTTTGCTCCAACTCCTTCCGTTCCGATGACGCGACAGCAAACGCCGTCGGCGTGATCCATGCGGAAATGCGACTTGCCGGTTCGCTGATCATGGCTTGTGCAGACAAGCATCAGGTTCCAGCCGGCGGCGCGCTTGCCGTCGACCGTGACGGTTTTTCCGCAGCGGTTACAGAAGCGATCTCCAGCCATCCGCTGATCACCGTCGTTCGCGAGGAAGTTCGGGGCCTTCCTCCGAAGGAATGGGGCCTTGCAATCGTTTCGACCGGTCCCCTGACCTCGCCGGATCTGGCCGAGGCCATCCGCGCCGAGACCGGCGAAGACGCGCTTGCGTTCTTCGACGCCATTGCGCCTATCGTCTATCGCGACAGCATCGACATGGACGTCTGCTGGTATCAGTCGCGCTACGACAAGGTCGGACCGGGCGGCACGGGCAAGGACTACATCAACTGCCCGATGGACGAGGCACAGTACAATGCCTTCGTCGATGCGCTCATTGCGGGCGACGCCGTCGGCTTCAAGGAATGGGAAGGCACGCCCTATTTCGATGGCTGCCTTCCGATCGAAGTCATGGCCGAACGGGGCCGCGAGACCCTGCGTCACGGCCCGATGAAGCCGATGGGCCTCACCAATGCGCACAACCCGACCGTCAAGGCCTATGCGGTGGTGCAGTTGCGTCAGGACAATGCACTCGGCACGCTCTACAACATGGTCGGTTTCCAGACCAAGCTCCGCTACGGCGCGCAGGCTGAGATCTTCCGGATGATTCCAGGTCTCGAGAATGCGGAATTCGCACGCCTCGGCGGCCTGCACCGGAATACCTATATCCATTCGCCTGTCCTGCTCGACTCCTCGCTGCAGCTGAAGAGCCGCCCGGGTCTTCGGTTCGCCGGCCAGATCACTGGTTGTGAAGGTTATGTCGAAAGCGCATCGGTCGGTTTGCTGGCCGGCAGGTTCGCTGCAGCGGAACGCAAGGGCGAGGCAGTCCGGCTGCCGCCGGCGACGACGGCACTCGGTTCTCTCCTCAACCACATAACCGGCGGACATATCGTCAGCGACGAAGAACCGGGCAAGCGTTCCTTCCAGCCGATGAACATCAACTTCGGCCTCTTCCCGGAACTCGAACCCGGTTCGATCGTCAAGCCGGAGGGCGTCAAGCGCTTCCGCGGCAAGGACAAGACGATCATGAAGCGGCAGCTTGTTGCTGCCCGCGCACTTGCCGACTGCAAGACCTGGCTCGGCGCAGAGGATAGCTGA
- a CDS encoding DUF1127 domain-containing protein encodes MNPIRIAKNWISYRRTMAELGNLSNQALSDIGITRYEIRNIASRSFR; translated from the coding sequence ATGAACCCGATCCGCATTGCAAAGAACTGGATTAGCTACCGCCGCACGATGGCCGAACTGGGCAACCTGTCCAACCAGGCTCTCTCCGACATCGGTATCACCCGTTACGAAATCCGTAACATCGCTTCGCGCTCCTTTCGTTAA
- a CDS encoding protein translocase subunit SecDF (part of the preprotein secretory system; forms a complex with protein YajC; SecDFyajC stimulates the proton motive force-driven protein translocation, seems to modulate the cycling of SecA by stabilizing its membrane-inserted state and appears to be required for the release of mature proteins from the extracytoplasmic side of the membrane; in some organisms, such as Bacillus subtilis, SecD is fused to SecF), whose translation MLYVSRWKTVLIWLAVLVSTLVALPNVFSEKQLGFLPSWFPHKQVTLGLDLQGGSHIMLKIERADIVKERLETTVSDIRAALRDAGIRYTGLSGVGQQIQVRITDADKVEPAKKALETITAPVSVGGLTGGSVQEVTLTEEGTLLRFNLTDAGIDYRASSALTQSQEVVRRRVDELGTTEPLIQRQGNDRIIVQVPGLQDPQRLKSLLNQTAKLSFHMVDTSMPVEEAINGRPPATSEVLYTIDDPAVPYLIEKRALVSGENLVDAQASFNQQNNEPVVTFRFDSKGSQRFAQATQQNVGRPFAIVLDDQVISAPVIREPIIGGSGQISGNFSVEGANDLAVLLRAGALPATLTVVEERTVGPGLGQDSINAGITASGIGAIFVVLFMLGFYGTFGVMANIALAANVIMIIAVLTLIGSTLTLPGIAGIVLTMGMAVDSNVLVYERIREEVKSGRSLIQSIDTGFNKAFATIIDANLTTLIAALVLFFLGSGPVRGFAVTLAIGIVTTVFTAFTMTRWLMATWFRWRRPKHLPKGVRTGIFDAQNIRFMAIRRYTFAIAGVLTLASLVGFMTIGLSLGIDFKGGSIIEVKARNGAADIADIRDRLSQLNLGEIQAQGFGDPSSVLIRIQAQDGGENAEQSAITLVRSELEDAYEFRRVEVVGPAVSGELTQTATIGVGVSLLFILIYIWFRFEWQFAVGSIIATLHDVILTLGLFVFLGIEFNLTSIAAILTIIGYSLNDTVVVYDRMRENLRRYKKMPLNVLIDTSINQTLSRTVLTGSTTFLALVALYLFGGEVISSFTLAMLFGVVVGTFSSIYIAAPVLIAFRLRPDAFQKDDVDKARPVSGKVEA comes from the coding sequence ATGCTGTACGTTTCTCGCTGGAAAACCGTATTGATCTGGCTTGCCGTGCTGGTGAGCACGCTGGTGGCGTTGCCCAACGTCTTCAGCGAGAAACAGCTTGGTTTTCTTCCGTCCTGGTTTCCGCACAAGCAGGTGACGCTCGGTCTCGATCTGCAGGGCGGTTCCCATATCATGCTCAAGATCGAGCGTGCGGATATCGTCAAGGAGCGCCTCGAAACGACGGTGAGCGATATCCGCGCCGCTTTGCGTGATGCGGGCATTCGTTACACCGGCCTTTCCGGCGTCGGTCAGCAGATCCAGGTTCGCATCACCGATGCAGACAAGGTCGAGCCGGCCAAGAAGGCGCTGGAAACCATTACCGCGCCTGTGAGCGTCGGCGGCCTGACCGGCGGTTCCGTTCAGGAAGTAACGCTTACGGAAGAGGGTACTCTTCTCCGCTTCAACCTGACGGATGCCGGTATCGACTACCGTGCGTCCTCGGCACTCACCCAGTCCCAGGAAGTGGTGCGCCGCCGTGTTGACGAACTCGGTACCACCGAGCCGCTCATCCAGCGGCAGGGCAATGATCGCATCATTGTCCAGGTGCCTGGCCTGCAGGATCCGCAGCGTCTGAAGTCGCTGCTGAACCAGACGGCCAAGCTGTCCTTCCACATGGTCGACACGAGCATGCCTGTCGAGGAGGCCATCAATGGCCGTCCGCCGGCGACCTCGGAAGTTCTCTACACCATCGACGATCCGGCTGTTCCTTATCTCATTGAAAAGCGTGCGCTGGTCTCGGGTGAAAACCTTGTGGATGCGCAGGCGAGCTTCAACCAGCAGAACAACGAACCGGTCGTCACTTTCCGCTTCGACAGCAAGGGATCGCAGCGCTTCGCCCAGGCGACCCAGCAGAATGTCGGTCGTCCGTTCGCCATCGTGCTCGACGATCAGGTGATTTCGGCGCCGGTCATCCGTGAGCCGATCATCGGCGGTTCCGGGCAGATCTCCGGCAATTTCTCGGTCGAAGGCGCCAATGACCTTGCGGTCCTGCTGCGCGCAGGCGCACTGCCGGCGACGCTGACCGTGGTCGAGGAACGGACCGTCGGCCCGGGCCTCGGTCAGGACTCGATCAATGCCGGCATCACCGCAAGCGGCATCGGCGCGATCTTCGTCGTGCTCTTCATGCTCGGTTTCTACGGCACCTTTGGCGTCATGGCGAACATCGCGCTTGCCGCGAACGTCATCATGATCATCGCCGTCCTGACGCTGATCGGCTCGACCCTGACCCTGCCGGGTATCGCGGGTATCGTGCTGACCATGGGCATGGCGGTAGACTCCAACGTTCTCGTCTATGAACGTATTCGCGAAGAGGTCAAAAGCGGCCGGTCGCTGATCCAGTCGATCGATACCGGTTTCAACAAGGCCTTTGCGACGATCATCGACGCCAACCTGACGACGCTTATAGCGGCACTGGTTCTCTTCTTCCTCGGCTCCGGCCCGGTGCGCGGCTTTGCCGTCACGCTTGCCATCGGCATCGTGACCACGGTCTTCACCGCCTTCACCATGACGCGCTGGCTGATGGCCACGTGGTTCCGCTGGCGCCGGCCCAAGCACCTTCCGAAGGGCGTTCGTACCGGCATTTTCGATGCGCAGAACATCCGCTTCATGGCGATCCGCCGTTATACGTTCGCCATTGCCGGCGTATTGACGCTGGCGTCGCTGGTCGGCTTCATGACGATCGGTCTCAGCCTCGGCATCGATTTCAAGGGCGGTTCTATCATCGAGGTGAAGGCGCGCAATGGCGCGGCCGATATCGCCGATATCCGCGATCGCCTCAGCCAGCTCAACCTTGGTGAAATCCAGGCTCAGGGCTTCGGCGATCCGTCGAGTGTCCTTATCCGTATCCAGGCGCAGGACGGTGGCGAAAACGCGGAACAGTCGGCAATCACGCTGGTTCGAAGCGAACTTGAAGACGCCTATGAATTCCGCCGTGTCGAAGTGGTCGGCCCGGCCGTATCCGGCGAATTGACCCAGACCGCGACCATCGGCGTCGGCGTCTCGCTGCTGTTCATCCTGATCTACATCTGGTTCCGCTTCGAATGGCAGTTCGCTGTCGGCTCGATCATCGCCACGCTGCACGATGTGATCCTGACACTCGGACTTTTCGTTTTCCTCGGGATCGAATTCAACCTGACGAGCATCGCGGCGATCCTGACCATCATCGGTTATTCGCTGAACGACACCGTCGTGGTCTATGATCGAATGCGAGAAAACCTCAGGCGTTACAAGAAGATGCCGCTCAACGTCCTGATCGACACATCGATCAATCAGACGCTGTCGCGTACGGTTCTGACCGGTTCGACCACCTTCCTGGCGCTGGTCGCTCTCTATCTGTTCGGCGGTGAGGTGATCTCCTCCTTCACGCTGGCCATGCTGTTCGGTGTCGTCGTCGGTACCTTCTCATCGATCTACATTGCCGCACCGGTCCTGATCGCCTTCCGTCTCCGTCCGGATGCCTTCCAGAAGGATGACGTCGACAAGGCGCGTCCGGTCTCCGGCAAGGTAGAGGCCTGA
- a CDS encoding phytoene/squalene synthase family protein: protein MSQQLPDNAAVTLATLRETDRDRYLACLLSPTEKQGVLSALYAFNAEIARIRDLVREPLPGEVRLQYWRDLLAGSGHGSTEANPLAAALLGTIEEYRLPVAALQGMVDARVFDLYDDPVETTAMFEGYAGETAAALIQLASLVLDPAEATACADVAGHAGVAQAIAGAMLLMPSHRTRGQLFLPLEILSAVGLDRDTFLAGKDRERIGAAVEAFAGLGLDHLRKARSARKLPRSLVSAYLPVALAEPVLLAARRAGAAIFERDIRPAQWRRQLKMMRAAYAGRF, encoded by the coding sequence GTGAGCCAGCAGTTGCCCGACAACGCCGCCGTTACCCTTGCGACATTGCGCGAAACGGACCGCGATCGCTATCTTGCCTGTCTGCTGTCGCCGACGGAAAAGCAGGGCGTTCTGTCCGCTCTTTATGCCTTCAATGCTGAAATTGCCCGTATTCGCGATCTTGTCCGCGAACCCCTGCCGGGTGAGGTAAGGCTGCAATACTGGCGCGACCTTCTTGCCGGATCCGGGCATGGCTCCACCGAGGCCAATCCACTCGCTGCCGCATTGCTTGGAACCATCGAGGAGTATCGATTGCCGGTTGCGGCTTTGCAGGGCATGGTCGATGCGCGGGTTTTCGATCTCTATGACGATCCGGTTGAAACAACCGCCATGTTCGAAGGCTACGCCGGCGAGACTGCGGCCGCACTGATCCAGCTTGCCAGTCTGGTGCTCGACCCTGCCGAAGCAACGGCTTGTGCGGATGTCGCGGGTCACGCCGGCGTGGCGCAGGCCATTGCCGGAGCCATGCTGCTGATGCCGAGCCACCGCACCCGCGGCCAACTCTTTCTGCCATTGGAGATTCTCTCGGCTGTCGGGCTGGACCGGGATACATTCCTGGCGGGCAAGGATCGGGAACGGATCGGCGCCGCCGTCGAGGCTTTCGCGGGTCTCGGCCTCGATCACTTGCGGAAAGCGCGAAGCGCGCGCAAACTGCCCCGCAGTCTCGTTTCCGCCTATCTGCCCGTGGCGCTGGCTGAGCCTGTGCTTCTTGCGGCTCGGCGGGCAGGTGCTGCCATTTTCGAACGGGACATCAGACCGGCCCAGTGGCGCCGGCAATTGAAGATGATGCGCGCGGCCTATGCCGGGCGGTTCTGA